In the Loxodonta africana isolate mLoxAfr1 chromosome 1, mLoxAfr1.hap2, whole genome shotgun sequence genome, one interval contains:
- the FABP7 gene encoding fatty acid-binding protein, brain isoform X4 codes for MVEAFCATWKLTDSQNFDEYMKALGVGFAVRQVGNVTKPTVIISQEGDKVVIRTQSTFKNTEISFHLGEEFDETTADDRNCKSVITLDGDKLVHVQKWDGKETNFVREIKDGKMVMTLTFGDVVAVRHYDKA; via the exons ATGGTGGAGGCTTTCTGTGCTACCTGGAAGCTGACAGACAGTCAAAACTTTGATGAGTACATGAAGGCTCTCG GTGTGGGCTTTGCAGTTAGGCAGGTGGGGAACGTGACTAAACCAACCGTGATCATCAGTCAGGAGGGGGACAAAGTGGTGATCAGGACTCAAAGCACATTCAAAAACACGGAGATTAGTTTCCATCTGGGAGAAGAGTTTGATGAAACAACTGCAGATGACAGAAACTGTAAG TCTGTTATAACTCTGGATGGAGACAAACTCGTTCATGTACAGAAATGGGATGGCAAAGAAACAAATTTTGTAAGAGAAATTAAGGATGGCAAAATGGTCATG ACTCTTACTTTTGGTGATGTGGTTGCTGTTCGCCACTATGACAAGGCTTAG